Within the Sphingobium baderi genome, the region TGCTGGGGCGTGCGCTGCTGATGAAGGAGGCAGCGCCGGAAATCATTGCCAGCCTTGATTTTGCTGCCTATTCTCCAACGCGGTTTCGGTAGCGCAACAACCGGAGGGTCGAGTCATGGCGCATAAATTCGTGATCGAAAAGAACAAGGCGGGCGAGTTCGTCGCCAAGTTCAAATATAATAGCGAAGTGATCTTCTGGACCGAAGGCTATTCCAGCAAGGCGGGCGCGAAGAACGCAATCGAATCCATCCTAAAAAACGGCCCTGGCGCTGAAGTCGAAGACGCGGGATAATTGCCCATCATCTTGCGTGGGCCAGGGCAGGTTGTGATCGATTGCGGATATCGGAAAACGGGTTCATGTTGGCCCGATGGCTGATAACTGCTGCTCCTCAAAAGGCTCTGAAATTGAGCGTCTTGCAAGGCAAGGGGATCAGCGCAGAGTCCTGATTGTCGTACTGATTATCAATGCGGTGATGTTCG harbors:
- a CDS encoding YegP family protein; the protein is MAHKFVIEKNKAGEFVAKFKYNSEVIFWTEGYSSKAGAKNAIESILKNGPGAEVEDAG